The Chromatiales bacterium genome window below encodes:
- the ftsL gene encoding cell division protein FtsL, whose product MVSAVAAVYAKHKSRKLFVELQALTAERDRLEMDWGRLQIEQSTQASYPRVETVARDKLAMHMPDPRGIEVTGR is encoded by the coding sequence ATGGTGTCGGCAGTGGCTGCGGTTTATGCCAAGCACAAGTCGCGCAAGCTGTTCGTCGAGTTGCAGGCGCTGACCGCGGAGCGCGATCGCCTCGAGATGGACTGGGGCCGGCTGCAGATCGAACAGAGCACCCAGGCGAGCTATCCGCGCGTCGAGACCGTGGCCCGCGACAAGCTGGCGATGCACATGCCTGATCCGCGCGGCATCGAGGTCACGGGGCGATGA